The Euphorbia lathyris chromosome 2, ddEupLath1.1, whole genome shotgun sequence genome includes a window with the following:
- the LOC136216889 gene encoding steroid (22S)-hydroxylase-like codes for MLVLVGDMHRDMRIISLNFLSHARLRNLLREVENQTLLVLNSWSDNSTFSAQDEAKKFTFNLMAKHIMSMDPGKPETEKLKKEYVTFMKGVVSAPINLPGTAYRRALQEEHREIEKAKKQSGEKGLNWMIIKIWNLLMLILWFSLPVQTQDTETSQEELTQETTSSMKEDSESSTKEETP; via the exons ATGCTTGTTTTAGTTGGAGATATGCATAGAGATATGAGGATTATATCTCTTAATTTTCTAAGTCATGCTAGGCTTAGGAATCTATTAAGAGAAGTTGAGAATCAAACTTTGCTTGTTCTTAATTCATGGTCCGACAATTCTACATTTTCAGCTCAAGATGAGGCCAAAAag TTCACATTCAACTTGATGGCGAAACATATAATGAGCATGGATCCTGGAAAACCAGAGACTGAAAAGCTGAAGAAAGAATATGTTACTTTCATGAAAGGAGTTGTTTCTGCTCCTATTAATTTGCCTGGAACCGCCTATAGAAGAGCATTACAG GAGGAACACAGGGAAATTGAAAAAGCTAAGAAGCAGTCAGGAGAGAAGGGATTGAACTGGATGATTATAAAAATATGGAATTTACTGATGCTTATTTTATGGTTCTCTCTTCCAGTTCAAACTCAAGATACTGAAACTAGCCAAGAAG AATTAACTCAGGAAACTACATCTTCCATGAAGGAGGATAGTGAATCAAGCACAAAAGAAGAAACTCCTTAA